Proteins from a genomic interval of Corythoichthys intestinalis isolate RoL2023-P3 chromosome 3, ASM3026506v1, whole genome shotgun sequence:
- the LOC130913052 gene encoding L-xylulose reductase-like, translated as MLQSSAALAYCMSKSAIDQFTRCIALELASKHVRVNSVCPGLIVTEVHKRAGLDEEQYAKFLESSKQMHALGRFGEVDEVAHSIAFLASDAASFITAVNLFIDGGRHAMSPPSQYK; from the exons ATGTTGCAGTCCTCTGCCGCGCTGGCCTATTGTATGTCCAAGTCTGCCATTGACCAATTCACTCGCTGCATCGCTCTGG AACTGGCGTCTAAGCACGTTCGAGTCAACTCTGTGTG TCCTGGTTTGATTGTCACAGAAGTACACAAGAGAGCAGGACTGGATGAAGAGCAATATGCTAAG TTTCTTGAAAGTTCTAAGCAGATGCACGCACTGGGCCGATTTGGCGAAGTGGATGAGGTGGCCCACAGCATCGCCTTCCTGGCATCAGACGCTGCGAGTTTCATTACTGCAGTCAACCTCTTCATTGATGGGGGTCGCCATGCTATGAGTCCGCCATCACAGTATAAATGA
- the zgc:101858 gene encoding 3-oxoacyl-[acyl-carrier-protein] reductase FabG: MASSDAFKVSSLKGKVTLITGASSGIGAGTSILFAKLGAVLALNGRDLESLKKVAKECAGCGAGVEPLLVPGDLTDEDTVKRTVDEVISRFGRLDVLVNSAGILAMGGIETSDLATYDRVMNINVRSVYHLTQLCVPHLIKTKGSIVNVSSVNGQRSFPGVLAYCMSKSAIDQFTRCVALELASKQVRVNSVCPGVIVTEVHKRAGLDEEQYAKFLEKCKQTHALGRPGEVDEVAHSIAFLASDAATFITGVNLPIDGGRHAMCPR; this comes from the exons ATGGCCTCAAGCGACGCTTTCaag gtgtctTCCCTGAAGGGAAAAGTGACTCTAATCACAGGTGCCAGCTCCGGTATCGGTGCAGGTACCTCTATCTTGTTCGCCAAACTGGGAGCTGTTCTAGCTCTCAATGGCAGAGATTTGGAGAGTCTGAAAAAAGTGGCCAAGGAATGCGCTGGATGCGGTGCAGGAGTTGAG CCCTTGCTTGTGCCTGGCGACCTGACAGACGAAGACACCGTGAAGAGGACGGTGGATGAAGTCATTTCACGCTTCGGTCGACTTGATGTCTTGGTGAACAGCGCTGGCATCCTGGCCATGGGCGGCATCGAGACGTCAGACCTGGCGACGTACGACAGGGTCATGAACATCAACGTTAG ATCTGTGTACCACCTTACCCAACTCTGTGTGCCTCACCTTATCAAGACTAAAGGCTCCATTGTGAACGTATCCAGTGTCAACGGACAGAGATCG TTCCCTGGCGTCCTGGCCTATTGTATGTCCAAGTCTGCCATTGACCAATTCACCCGATGCGTTGCTCTGG AACTGGCATCAAAGCAAGTTCGAGTCAACTCTGTGTG TCCTGGTGTGATTGTCACTGAAGTGCACAAGAGAGCAGGACTGGATGAGGAGCAGTATGCTAAG TTCTTGGAAAAGTGCAAGCAAACTCACGCACTGGGCAGACCTGGCGAAGTGGACGAAGTGGCCCACAGCATCGCTTTCCTGGCATCGGACGCTGCTACTTTCATCACCGGCGTAAACCTCCCCATCGACGGGGGCCGCCATGCTATGTGTCCACGATAA